The window TTCACGCCCGTGATGGCCGGTAAGTACCGGGTCTGCCTGGCCGACGGCATCAAAGTGGCCAAAGAGGGCAAGAAGATGCCCGCCGTCCGCAAGCTGCACCAGTCTGGCGGCAGCAATACCAAACCGCCCTACATCATGGGCCACTCGTTCCAGGCCCTCTCCCTGCTGGTTTGCGGTCCGACAGGGGCCGTGGCGGCGGTACCGCTCGTGGCGAGAATCCACGAGGGCCTGGTCTTCTCCAATCGCGACCAGCGCACACTGCTGGACAAAATGGTGACGCTGCTGCGCTCCTTGACCCCGCTCTCCCGACAGCCGATCTTGCTGATCGCCGATGCCTACTACGCCAGCCGCAAGGTAATCCTGCCGCTACTCGATCTCGGTCATCAGTTGATTACGCGGGCGCGGCGCAACACCGTCGCCTACTATCCGGCGCGCCGCCCCCGCACTCCTCGCCGAGGGCGCCCAAGGATCTACGGCAAGAAAGTACGCCTGCGGGATCTGGCCCAGGATCTCTCACAGTTCAAGACGGCGCCAAGTCCGATCGACACCGACACCAACGTTCGCCTGAAGTATCGCTGCGTCGATCTGCTCTGGCGACCCGTTGGTCGACAAGTGCGCTTCGTGATCGTGCGCCATCCACAGCGCGGTGTGATCTTCCTGATGGCCACCGACACCGTGCTGGAGCCGCTGGAGATCGTGATGCTCTACGCCCACCGCTTCAAGATCGAGATCGGATTCAAGCACGCCCTGC of the Pseudomonadota bacterium genome contains:
- a CDS encoding transposase, with translation MLLVLAGLSTRPERAGITSLVRILDLRELAYRRLLHLFHTPALCLERLTEMWTRLVLELFTPVMAGKYRVCLADGIKVAKEGKKMPAVRKLHQSGGSNTKPPYIMGHSFQALSLLVCGPTGAVAAVPLVARIHEGLVFSNRDQRTLLDKMVTLLRSLTPLSRQPILLIADAYYASRKVILPLLDLGHQLITRARRNTVAYYPARRPRTPRRGRPRIYGKKVRLRDLAQDLSQFKTAPSPIDTDTNVRLKYRCVDLLWRPVGRQVRFVIVRHPQRGVIFLMATDTVLEPLEIVMLYAHRFKIEIGFKHALHVLGSYAYHFWMKDMTPIPARSGDQYLHRKSDSYRQMVRRKLRAYHLHVQLGCVAQGLLQHLALHHGRVVWSQFRGWLRTMNPSQPPSELVTAHALRDRLPDFLDELDHDAKTRKFLRRFRRPNRRARLRRAG